The following are encoded in a window of Bacteroidota bacterium genomic DNA:
- the truA gene encoding tRNA pseudouridine(38-40) synthase TruA gives MPTYKITLEYEGTRYSGWQAQKNAKTVQGTLLQILKQVFGTDNIDLQGAGRTDAGVHAAAQIASLVTPVAIPPDVLKLKINDLSPHDINILKIELANERFHARHNAKRRTYIYHISTRRTAFGKNYVWWVKDQLDSKAMRAAAKELKGLHDFASFGDMKAGGDAKSSKVMVYSTELVDTGSMILFRITASHFLWKMVRRIVGVLVEVGRGNIKPEDVKILLGETNDYPAKFTAPPSGLFLENVQYDDRDILPDIKPLFKV, from the coding sequence ATGCCGACATACAAAATTACTCTGGAGTACGAAGGAACCCGTTACAGTGGCTGGCAGGCTCAAAAAAACGCAAAGACTGTACAAGGTACTCTTCTTCAGATACTTAAACAGGTTTTTGGAACAGATAACATCGATCTTCAGGGAGCCGGTAGAACCGATGCCGGAGTACATGCCGCGGCTCAAATTGCTTCGCTTGTTACTCCCGTCGCCATTCCCCCTGATGTTCTCAAACTGAAGATCAACGATTTATCTCCTCATGACATTAATATTCTGAAGATAGAACTGGCAAATGAGCGCTTTCATGCGAGGCATAATGCCAAACGACGAACTTATATCTATCACATCTCTACGCGGAGGACGGCATTCGGGAAAAATTATGTCTGGTGGGTTAAAGATCAACTCGATTCAAAAGCGATGAGAGCTGCAGCCAAAGAGTTGAAAGGGCTCCATGATTTTGCTTCATTTGGAGATATGAAAGCCGGTGGCGATGCAAAATCGAGCAAGGTAATGGTTTATTCCACGGAACTTGTGGATACAGGCTCGATGATTCTTTTCAGAATAACAGCTTCCCATTTTTTATGGAAAATGGTAAGAAGAATTGTTGGTGTGCTGGTGGAAGTTGGCAGAGGAAATATAAAACCGGAAGATGTGAAAATATTGTTGGGTGAGACTAATGATTATCCTGCGAAATTCACGGCACCACCTAGCGGGCTTTTCCTCGAGAATGTTCAGTACGACGACAGGGATATCCTTCCGGATATTAAACCGTTATTTAAGGTTTAG
- the lpxD gene encoding UDP-3-O-(3-hydroxymyristoyl)glucosamine N-acyltransferase, translating to MSVSLKEIALFVGAEITGDDEITIETLLNIEKAEPGSLTFLGSSAYEKFYHTTKASAILVRKDFNRDRSDITFLLVDEPHKAFLLILQKFFTKQPDLHGIDGTASVDPSSTVGLNTAIGKNVVIGKNCVIGDNVIIYHNTVILENCTIGDGTLIYPNVTIRENTKIGKKVIIHGGASIGADGFGFLKGPDGNYLKIPQIGNVIIEDFVEIGSNSCIDRAALGSTVIKAYSKVDNLVQIGHNVEIGENTAISALSGVSGSTKVGKDVILAGQVGLVDHIEIGDGIIIGAQSGVSRNLTEKGIYLGSPVKKINQFKRIEVHLRNLESLNETVRLLKAELEELKKKQDEKV from the coding sequence ATGTCAGTAAGTTTAAAAGAAATTGCCCTTTTTGTTGGAGCCGAAATTACCGGTGACGACGAAATTACAATTGAGACACTTCTAAATATTGAAAAAGCAGAGCCGGGAAGTTTAACTTTTCTCGGCTCTTCTGCATATGAAAAGTTTTATCACACCACTAAAGCATCCGCAATTCTGGTCAGGAAAGACTTTAACAGGGACAGAAGTGATATAACCTTCCTCTTAGTCGATGAACCTCATAAAGCATTTCTTCTTATCTTACAGAAGTTTTTCACCAAACAGCCGGATCTCCACGGAATTGATGGAACTGCATCGGTAGATCCCTCATCCACGGTTGGTCTGAATACAGCAATTGGTAAAAATGTTGTGATTGGCAAAAACTGCGTGATAGGCGACAATGTTATCATTTATCACAATACAGTTATATTGGAAAATTGTACGATCGGCGATGGAACCCTGATTTATCCAAATGTGACCATCAGAGAAAACACAAAAATCGGTAAAAAGGTTATTATACACGGTGGTGCTTCTATCGGTGCAGATGGCTTTGGATTTCTAAAAGGACCCGACGGTAATTATCTCAAGATTCCTCAAATCGGGAATGTGATAATCGAGGATTTTGTGGAGATTGGTTCAAATTCCTGCATAGACAGAGCAGCTTTGGGAAGCACAGTGATAAAAGCCTACTCAAAAGTTGATAATCTTGTTCAAATCGGTCATAATGTTGAAATTGGGGAGAATACAGCAATTTCTGCACTTTCAGGTGTTTCAGGCAGTACCAAAGTAGGAAAGGATGTAATTCTTGCCGGTCAGGTGGGTCTTGTTGATCACATTGAAATCGGGGACGGGATCATCATTGGAGCCCAGTCAGGAGTCTCACGAAACCTGACTGAAAAAGGGATATATCTGGGAAGTCCTGTCAAAAAAATCAATCAGTTCAAACGCATAGAAGTCCATCTGCGCAATCTTGAAAGTTTGAACGAAACAGTCAGACTACTTAAAGCGGAACTCGAAGAGTTAAAAAAGAAACAGGACGAAAAGGTCTAA
- a CDS encoding OmpH family outer membrane protein yields the protein MKLKFIILVIAFATTGLFAQLKIGYVDSDAIMKNLPDAEDAKRQLDALIVEWQNEISKFESDIRVKKEDFEKRKLILTDQMKSDIEAEIKQLEKDLEAYRTKKFGNGGELFLKQEEVMRPVQNKVFNAIQQVAKDDDLDFIFDRSGAVMLLFAKDKYDVTSKVLDKLK from the coding sequence ATGAAACTTAAGTTTATCATCCTTGTAATTGCATTCGCAACCACCGGACTTTTTGCCCAGCTCAAGATCGGTTATGTTGATTCGGATGCAATTATGAAAAATCTTCCGGATGCTGAAGATGCAAAGCGTCAACTTGATGCCTTGATTGTCGAGTGGCAGAACGAGATTTCGAAGTTCGAGTCAGACATAAGAGTAAAGAAAGAGGATTTTGAGAAGAGGAAACTTATTCTTACTGATCAAATGAAGTCTGATATTGAAGCTGAGATTAAACAACTTGAAAAAGACCTCGAAGCCTACAGAACCAAGAAATTTGGAAATGGTGGTGAATTGTTTCTGAAGCAGGAAGAAGTGATGAGACCTGTTCAGAACAAGGTTTTTAATGCAATTCAACAAGTTGCCAAGGATGATGATCTCGATTTCATTTTCGACCGGAGCGGTGCTGTTATGCTGCTTTTTGCCAAAGATAAATATGATGTTACCTCCAAAGTTTTGGACAAGTTAAAATAA